A single genomic interval of Sander lucioperca isolate FBNREF2018 chromosome 9, SLUC_FBN_1.2, whole genome shotgun sequence harbors:
- the LOC116045802 gene encoding actin-binding protein IPP — MSSTYMSTSTGCGGDAAAAMATQASEQALLTSDRYARLILAQMNKMRLRTDFCDVGLKVGSRVFRVHRLVLAASSPYFSALFSGGMREADKEEVQILGVETEVFEVLLDFIYTGVISVTVENVQELMVAADMLQLNEVVSICGEFLKGHMDPSNCVGIFQFLEQIACMDMLEVTENYIQVHFLEVCVTDEFRGLSKDQLVRLLRSEELRIEDEYQVFTAAMDWVLQDVAKRKKHVVEVLEPVRFPLLSPQRLFKYIEGITDFSLRVALQTLLKEYTEVTKSPKENKMYSQLQPAKMRPRRKARKYLYAIGGYTRLQGGRWSDSRALSCVERFDTFNQYWTTVSSLHQARSGLGVAVLEGMIYVVGGEKDSMIFDCTERYDPVTKQWAAVASLNFPRCGVGVCPCHGALYALGGWIGSEIGKTMERYDPEENKWEVIGSMAVPRYYFGCCELQGFIYVIGGISDEGMELRSAEVYDPISRRWSALPVMVTRRAYVGVACLNNCIYAVGGWNEALGALETVEKYCPEEEKWVEVASMSTARAGVSVSAVNGLLYAVGGRAASRDFSAPVTVDSVEIYDPHLDTWTEVGNMITSRCDGGLAVL, encoded by the exons ATGTCCTCCACCTACATGTCAACATCCACTGGTTGTGGTGGTGATGCTGCAGCTGCCATGGCAACACAGGCGTCTGAGCAGGCTCTGCTGACCTCAGACCGCTACGCCAGACTCATCCTGGCCCAGATGAACAAGATGCGGCTCCGCACCGATTTCTGTGATGTGGGGCTGAAGGTTGGCAGCAGGGTCTTCAGGGTCCACCGACTGGTGCTTGCTGCTAGCAGCCCTTACTTCTCTGCTCTGTTTTCTGGGGGAATGAGGGAGGCGGATAAAGAGGAGGTGCAGATCCTTGGAGTGGAGACTGAAGTCTTTGAGGTTTTGCTGGACTTCATATACACAG GCGTGATCAGTGTCACAGTGGAGAACGTCCAGGAGCTGATGGTGGCAGCAGACATGCTGCAGCTGAACGAGGTGGTGTCTATCTGTGGAGAGTTTCTCAAGGGCCACATGGACCCGTCCAACTGTGTGGGCATCTTTCAGTTTCTGGAGCAGATTGCCTGCATGGACATGCTGGAGGTTACTGAGAACTACATCCAAGTTCACTTTCTGGAG GTGTGTGTCACCGATGAGTTCAGGGGCCTGTCCAAGGATCAGCTGGTGAGGCTGCTAAGAAGCGAAGAGCTGAGAATTGAGGATGAGTACCAGGTATTTACTGCAGCCATGGACTGGGTACTCCAAGATGTGGCAAAGAGGAAAAAACATGTAGTGGAAGTGTTGGAACCAGTCCGCTTCCCTCTGCTATCCCCACAGAGACTGTTCAAGTACATAGAGG GTATTACAGATTTCAGCCTGCGGGTGGCACTGCAGACTCTGCTGAAGGAATACACTGAAGTCACAAAGTCTCCCAAAGAAAATAAGATGTACAGTCAGCTGCAACCAGCCAAGATGAGACCCAGAAGAAAAGCCAGGAAATACCTCTATGCCATAG GAGGCTACACTCGGCTGCAGGGCGGCCGCTGGAGTGACAGTCGGGCATTGAGCTGTGTGGAGCGCTTCGACACCTTTAACCAGTACTGGACCACCGTGTCGTCACTGCACCAGGCCCGCAGCGGGTTGGGGGTCGCAGTACTGGAGGGAATGATCTATGTGGTAGGAG GGGAGAAAGACTCAATGATTTTTGACTGCACTGAGAGATACGACCCAGTGACCAAGCAGTGGGCCGCTGTGGCATCTCTGAACTTTCCGCGTTGTGGAGTTGGCGTCTGTCCCTGCCACGGAGCTCTGTATGCACTTG GTGGTTGGATTGGCTCTGAGATTGGGAAGACCATGGAGCGGTATGACCCAGAGGAGAACAAGTGGGAGGTCATCGGCAGCATGGCAGTTCCTCGATACTACTTTGGCTGCTGTGAGCTACAAG GTTTTATTTACGTGATTGGAGGAATAAGTGACGAAGGAATGGAGCTGCGTTCAGCCGAGGTGTATGACCCTATCTCCCGCCGATGGAGCGCCCTGCCCGTCATGGTCACACGTCGAGCCTATGTGGGCGTCGCCTGTCTCAATAACTGCATTTACGCGGTGGGCGGCTGGAATGAGGCACTGGGTGCACTGGAGACAGTGGAGAAGTACTGCCCAGAAGAG GAGAAATGGGTTGAGGTGGCTTCGATGTCTACTGCTCGTGCAGGCGTGTCAGTGTCAGCAGTTAACGGGCTGCTGTACGCCGTCGGTGGCAGGGCCGCCAGCAGAGACTTCTCTGCCCCGGTGACAGTGGACTCTGTGGAAATCTATGACCCTCACCTGGATACCTGGACTGAAGTTGGAAATATGATCACCAGCCGTTGTGACGGCGGGCTGGCTGTGCTCTGA
- the LOC116045811 gene encoding transmembrane protein 69-like isoform X1: MTNIYRVTFRLKMIIFASGRRILSGVPVWRCLQQIPRALNYTTEAQLRFHSQSSSVLMPFRRTPVNRLLSIRPVSWPASRLCHGDSRGTSEKSSSKEGFSLRALTQAPKPALYLGFSGLMPFLSAPLLMAATQSFYPELAYAQVVYGASIVSFLGGARWGFAIPAGSPAQPDWMNLGNSVVPSLLAWLALLCRDNIAEGTLVVLMGLGLSLHYDLTLLPGYPDWFKAMRTLLTLVATFSLVATLTIKKFCKEKTIKRIHN, from the exons ATGACAAACATTTACAGGGTAACGTTTAG ATTGAAAATGATTATATTTGCATCTGGAAGACGTATACTTTCTGGG GTTCCAGTATGGAGATGTCTTCAGCAGATACCCAGAGCACTAAACTACACAACAGAAGCTCAGCTGCGGTTTCACTCTCAATCCTCCTCAGTGTTAATGCCATTCAGACGAACTCCCGTCAACAGGCTGTTGAGCATCAGGCCCGTGAGCTGGCCTGCCTCACGTCTCTGCCACGGTGATTCACGAGGCACctcagagaaaagcagcagtaAAGAGGGTTTCAGTTTGAGGGCCCTCACCCAGGCTCCTAAACCAGCTCTTTACCTCGGTTTCTCTGGGCTCATGCCTTTCCTGTCTGCACCTCTCCTGATGGCTGCCACGCAGTCCTTTTACCCAGAACTGGCATATGCTCAAGTGGTCTACGGAGCCTCTATAGTCTCCTTCCTTGGAGGTGCCCGCTGGGGGTTTGCAATCCCTGCCGGTAGTCCTGCTCAGCCTGACTGGATGAACTTGGGCAACAGTGTGGTTCCTTCACTTCTGGCCTGGCTGGCATTGCTCTGCAGGGACAATATTGCAGAGGGAACCCTGGTAGTTCTTATGGGACTGGGTCTCTCTCTTCACTATGACCTGACCCTGCTGCCTGGCTACCCCGACTGGTTCAAAGCCATGCGAACTCTCCTCACTCTGGTCGCCACCTTCTCACTGGTGGCTACCCTGACAATTAAAAAATTCTGCAAGGAGAAGACTATCAAACGTATTCATAACTGA
- the LOC116045811 gene encoding transmembrane protein 69-like isoform X2: MIIFASGRRILSGVPVWRCLQQIPRALNYTTEAQLRFHSQSSSVLMPFRRTPVNRLLSIRPVSWPASRLCHGDSRGTSEKSSSKEGFSLRALTQAPKPALYLGFSGLMPFLSAPLLMAATQSFYPELAYAQVVYGASIVSFLGGARWGFAIPAGSPAQPDWMNLGNSVVPSLLAWLALLCRDNIAEGTLVVLMGLGLSLHYDLTLLPGYPDWFKAMRTLLTLVATFSLVATLTIKKFCKEKTIKRIHN; the protein is encoded by the exons ATGATTATATTTGCATCTGGAAGACGTATACTTTCTGGG GTTCCAGTATGGAGATGTCTTCAGCAGATACCCAGAGCACTAAACTACACAACAGAAGCTCAGCTGCGGTTTCACTCTCAATCCTCCTCAGTGTTAATGCCATTCAGACGAACTCCCGTCAACAGGCTGTTGAGCATCAGGCCCGTGAGCTGGCCTGCCTCACGTCTCTGCCACGGTGATTCACGAGGCACctcagagaaaagcagcagtaAAGAGGGTTTCAGTTTGAGGGCCCTCACCCAGGCTCCTAAACCAGCTCTTTACCTCGGTTTCTCTGGGCTCATGCCTTTCCTGTCTGCACCTCTCCTGATGGCTGCCACGCAGTCCTTTTACCCAGAACTGGCATATGCTCAAGTGGTCTACGGAGCCTCTATAGTCTCCTTCCTTGGAGGTGCCCGCTGGGGGTTTGCAATCCCTGCCGGTAGTCCTGCTCAGCCTGACTGGATGAACTTGGGCAACAGTGTGGTTCCTTCACTTCTGGCCTGGCTGGCATTGCTCTGCAGGGACAATATTGCAGAGGGAACCCTGGTAGTTCTTATGGGACTGGGTCTCTCTCTTCACTATGACCTGACCCTGCTGCCTGGCTACCCCGACTGGTTCAAAGCCATGCGAACTCTCCTCACTCTGGTCGCCACCTTCTCACTGGTGGCTACCCTGACAATTAAAAAATTCTGCAAGGAGAAGACTATCAAACGTATTCATAACTGA